The Desulfococcus multivorans DNA window GAAAATGCCCTGGCCCTCCTTCGAACGGCGCGCAGGAACCGGAACCCCGACATGGTGGAGCGGCTGCGTAATCTGGGAATGGACATCTCCATGGACGAACTCCATGCCGATGCGGGAAATGTTCAGGTGGGAAGACCCCATATCGCCAGGTTGATGATCCGCAAAGGATATGTCAAGACCTTTGACGAAGCTTTCGATCGGTACATCGGCGCCGGACGACCGGCCTATGTCGACAAATATCGCATCGAATGCGAAACGGCGATTGGTCTGATCCGTAATGCCGGCGGTATCGCGGTGCTGGCCCACCCGGGCCTTCTGCCCCCCGCGGACGGCCTTGACTTCGAGGAATTGGTGCGCGGATTGACCGACCTGGGCCTCGGGGGGATCGAGGTGTATTATCCGTCCCATTCTCCGGCGGAGACGGCCTTGTACCGGAAAACGGCGGAGCGTTTCGGCCTGGTCGCGACGGGAGGTACCGACTACCACGGGGCTATCTCGCCGGGCATCGATCTGGGCGTCGGTGACGGAACATTTTCGGTCCCCTGTGAAGTTCACGAAAAACTGTCCCGGGCGTTGGGGCGGATCTGCCGAGAGACGCTGCCGATCGAAAGATGATGAAACTGTCAAAACTGGAATACAAGATAGACTATCGGTTCAAGAATAAAGATCTGCTCGAGGAGGCCTGCCGGCACAGCTCTTTTGTCAATGAACAGCCGGAAACGCATACCCCGGGAATGTCCATGAGAGACAACGAGCGCCTGGAGTTTCTGGGGGATGCCGTTCTCAACCTGGTGGTGGGGCATATGCTGATGGACCGGTATCCCGAGATGCCTGAAGGAGATCTTTCCCGAATGCGTGCCCATCTCGTCAACGAGTCGGAGTTGGCGAGCGTGGCCAGGGAGATCGACCTGGGAGATTTTCTCTTGTTGGGCAAAGGCGAGAGCCAAAGCAACGGCCGGGAAAAGAAATCGATTCTGGCCGACGCCTTCGAGGCTGTCATCGCAGCCATTTATCTGGACGGCGGATTTGACGCGGCCTTCCACTTTGTCCGGGGGCGGTTTTCCGCAAAGGTTCTGGGCACGACGGCGCCGGTGTCGAGGGCCGACTACAAAAGCCGTCTTCAGGAGATTGTTCAGACGACCCACAAGGTCATGCCGACCTATCAGGTGATTGGGGAAAGCGGTCCGGATCACGATAAAACCTTTGCCGTCAGGATCACGGTCTGCGACCTGGAGGCCGAGGGTGTCGGCAAGAGCAAAAAAACGGCTGAACAGGATGCGGCGCGGCGGATCTTGAAGCTGCTGGAAAATTGTTGTCCCCCGAGATGATGTCAGAGAACACCGATCTTCCGTCCGCACCCCAAAAACCTTTCATCATCCCGGTTTTCCTTCCCCATGCCGGATGTCCTCACCGGTGCGCCTTCTGCAATCAATCGGAAATCACCCAATCATCGGGCAGTGTCCCATCATCCGCGGCGGTGGGTTCGCGGATAGCGACTTTCCTGAACTACAAAGGCGGCGGTCGGGGAGAGGTTCAGGTCGCCTTTTACGGCGGAAATTTTCTCGGCCTTACCGTCTCGGAAATCCAGCGGCTGCTTGCGGCGACGGAACCGTTTTTCCGCGAGGGGTCCGTCCACGGGATTCGCTGTTCGACCCGACCGGATACGATAACCCCTGACCGCCTCGATCTCCTGTCGATGGTTCCCGTCAGTGCCGTCGAGCTCGGGGTTCAGTCCATGGATGACCGCATATTGGCCCGGGTCCGCCGGGGCCACACGGCGGCGGATACCCGAGAGGCTGTTCGACAGCTGAAATCCCGCGGCCTGAAGGTCGGCCTTCAAACGATGGTCGGTTTGCCCGGGGACACATCTGAAACCGCCATGGAAACCGCCCGGGCGATCGTCGATCTCGCACCGGACTTCGTTCGGATTTATCCCACGGTGGTGTTGAAAAACAGTCTTCTGGCCCATTGGTACCGCCAGGGTCGGTACGTTCCGCTTTCCATGGAAGAGGCCGTATCCCTCGTCGCTCACCTCCATGCCCTTTTTTCCCGGCACGGGATTCCGGTGATCCGCATGGGGCTTCAGGCATCCTCGACCCTGGACGACGCCGAGACGATCCTGGCAGGGCCCTATCATCCCGCCTTCGGACATCTGGTCCTGTCGAAGCTTTTTCTGTCCTGCGCCGTAAGGCTTCTGGACAAGGCGGTCCAACCTTCAGCCCCCGTGGCCATCCATGTGCATCCCCGGAATATTTCGAAGATGCGGGGTCTTGGGAACAAGAATATTGAAATTTTAAAAGAACTGTTTCATATTGATACATTGGGGATCGTTCCCGACTCCGACATGGCGATGACCGCCGTCAGGGCCGTGCAAGGCGGTTTCAGCGACGAGAGAGCCATCGACGATGAAGGGGTGGGGCAATGACGATGCATTATATCCGGAATTTGGCGAACCTGGAGGGATGTCATGTCAGAAAACAACAACTATGATCTGGTGATCGTCGGCGGAGGACCGGGGGGGTTGTCGGCCGGGATTTACGCCATGCGTGCAGCCTTGAAAACAATCCTTGTGGAGAAGGGGCTTGCCGGCGGACAGGTGACCATGTCGGACGAGGTGGAAAACTACCCGGGATTTTCCCATATCAGCGGTGCGGATCTCTCCATGAAATTTGCCGACCATGCCAGGGCTTGCGATCTGGAAACGGCCGCCGACGAGGTGACGGCCGTCGAGCCGGGTCTGGAACACCACACGGTTCGGCTGGCATCGGGAACGGTGCTGAAGAGTCACGCGGTGATTCTCGCCACCGGGGGAACGCCCCGCAAACTGGCGATCCCCGGGGAGGATGATTATTACGGCAGGGGCGTTTCCTACTGTGCCGTCTGCGACGGTTTCTTTTTCAGAAACAAGACCGTCGTCGTCGTGGGCGGCGGGGATACGGCCACGGAAGAGGCGCTTTATCTGGCCAAAATCGCCAAAAAGGTCTACATCGCCCACCGTCGGGATACATTCCGGGCCAGCATGATCCTCCAGCAGCGGGTCGAGGCCGACTGTAACATCGAGGTTCTCTGGAATACGGTTCTGACACGGATCAATGCCGACGACTCGGGGGTCCGCGGTGTCGGGCTGAAAGACTCCCGGACGGGAGAGACCCGTTCCATGGATGTGGACGGCGTGTTTATCTTCATCGGGTTCGACCCCAACAACGACCTCGTGCCGGCGGGCATAAAAAAGAATGCCGACGGCTACGTCGTTACCGACGAGAAATGTGAAACCCAGATTCCCGGTATTTTCGCCATCGGGGATCTCCGGGAAAAGTATGCCCGTCAGATCGTCGTGTCGGCCGCGGACGGTTGCATTGCAGCCCTGGCGGCGGCTCATTTCGTCGAGACGCGGCGCTCCGTTCCGGATACCTGTGAAATTCCCGCGGATCTGCTCGAGTGACGTGACACGCTTTCCCGGGTGAGCGGTTGTACCCGAACGTCGGGATACCCGCGATCGGATGATTTGGGTTTGACATCCCATTGACGGCTCATTATGATTCTTTTTATCATCTCAACTTTCGACTTTCATGATGGTAACCGGCACCGGCCTATGAAAGTCGAAAGTTGAGTTATCATGTCGACGAATGCCGGAAATCCCGATCACAGCGCGTCGCAAAGCATCGGGGCTCCGTATTCGATCCTTACGACAACACTCTTGCAACACGGGGACGCGGGATGCTGATATACGATGATATTTATTCCTGGGAGGGATGGGGCGGACGATTGAAGCTCGGCAGCGGCCAATGTCGACTGAGAATATTCGATCTCGACAAGGACGGCGGGCGTCGGATTGCCCACTTGAAGCCCATCATCGTTGTTGTTTCGGATATTCCCCGTGAACCCTCGTGGACTCCGAACCAGATGTCGGTCAAGAGCTGCGCCAGCCATATCGCTACCAAGGTGGTTCGGGAATTCGGTATCGACCCCGAGCGGATGGTCTGGGTCGAATACTACGAAGCACCCTCCAAAGACGAGAATCTTCGCTATCCCGGCAGCGATCGTTTCGACGAAGCCGTGTTTGTCTGGCGGGAGGAAGGCGCCCTCCAGGGCGGATGGAAACCCTTGTCTCCCGCGTTGACGGACCTGGTCAGGAAACTGTTGGCGGATGCCGCCGACCTAACGGAAAGAGAGGCCTGATATGGAAGAACGTAGCGGTATCGTGACCATGAAGGGAAATCCCGTAACCCTCCTGGGAAGGGAGATCAAGGCAGGCGACCCTGCACCGGATGTCGAACTGACGGCCACGGATCTTTCGTCCGTCAAGCTTTCCGCATACAGAGGGAAAGTGTGTGTCATCTCTTCGGTGCCTTCCCTCGACACGCCCGTATGCGACATGGAGACGCGCCGTTTCAACACGGAAGCCGCAGCCCTGGGGGAAGACGTGGCGATGCTCACCGTCAGCATGGACCTTCCCTTTGCCCAGAGCCGCTGGTGCGGCGCCGCCGGCGTCGATCGGGTGGTGACCCTCTCCGACCACCGGACGGCGGAGTTCGGTCTGGCCTACGGTGTCCTGATCAAGGGCATCCGGCTTCTGGCCAGGGCTGTTTTCGTCGTGGACCGGGAAGGGGTGGTCCGCTATGTCGAGACCGTGGGTGAGATCGCCGATGAACCCGATTATGCGGCGGCCGTCGCCGCCGTCAGGAAACTGGTATAGGCGCATTGTGCGGATCGACCCGGCAGAGGAGAGGAAAATCATGAAGCGATGGGGAGGATGGTTTGCGATGATCGCCGTGGTGTTCCTGGCCGTTCCGGCCATGGCCGCCATGACCGTGAAGCTGGGGGTGGTGACCAAACCCGGCTCTGCCCAGAACATTGCCGCCGAAAAATTCAAGGCTCTGGTGGACGAGCGCACCAACGGCGAGGTGACGGTGAAAGTCTTCCATAGCGCGTCCCTGGGAAACGAGACGGAGATTCTGCAGCAGATTCAGATGGGTACGGTGGAGATGGGGGTGATCACCAGCGGTGTCTTCGATACCTTCGACCCTATCGTCCGGGTCATCGATTATCCGTTTCTGTTCAGGGACGATGCCCAGGCCGACGCCGTTCTGGACGGTCCTCTGGGAGCGGAGATATTGACGGGACTCGAGGCATCCGGTTTCAAGGGACTCTGTTTCTCGGAGAACGGCTTCAGGAACCTCACCAACAGCAAGCGACCGGTCAGGACCGCCGCCGATGTTTCCGGACTCAAGATCCGGGTCATGGACTCCGCCCTCCACAACGCTATCTGGCAGTCCATGGGCGCCAATCCCACCCCCATGCCCTGGCCCATCTACACCGAACTGGAGCAGGGGGTCATCGACGGACAGGAGAACCCTCTCTGGGTTCTGGAGGTCTACCGGTTTCATGAGATCCAGAAATACCTGACGCTGACCCGCCATGTCTACTCGCCCCATATCGCCGTGGCGTCCCTCTCCTGGTGGAACCGCCTGGCCCCCGAGATGCAGAGCCTGCTGCAGACCGCCATGAAGGCGGCGGCCGTTTTCCAGCGGGCGGACAACCGGGCCAGGGACGCCGATCGTCTCCGGATGCTCGAGGAGGAGGGGATGCAGATCGAGAAGCGTCCGGACATCGCCTCTTTTCGGGAAAAGACGGACGTGATGCGGGAGATGAATCTCTATCAGGATCCCCGGGTGAAATCCCTGTTGGCCCGGATGCTGGCGGCCACCCGATGACGCGGTTCGGGATCGCCCGTTTGCGGTGATGCCGTGATGAACGTGCTGGAAACCGCAAGCCGACGCCTGAACCGAGGCGTCGAGGGGTGTCTGGCCGTCATGGGGCTGACGATGACCAGCGTCGTGGCGGCTCAGGTATTTTCCCGATACGTGTTGAATCAGTCTCTTTTCTGGTCGGAGGAACTGGCGCGGTACCTCCTGGTGTGGCTCACTTTTCTGGGCGCCTCCTCGGCCTATCGCCGAGGAATGCACCCCGGCGTGGATGTTCTGTATGTCCGGATGTCGCCGGGTTTGCGGAAGGCAGCCCTCATTGTGGTCCACGGGGCTTCCATGGCCCTTTTCGGCGTCATGATCGTGTTCGGCTGCCGGTTCGCCTATTTTGTCCGCCTTCAGATTTCTCCGGCCCTCTTTCTGCCCAAATGGATCCTTTTCGCCGTCATTCCCCTGAGCGGCGCCATTCTCATGGTCCATGCCCTGGCGCGTCTTGCCGGAGACGTTAAGCCCCGGGCGTCCGAATGACCGCTCAACTCCTCATCCTGTCCCTCTTGTTTCTCTTTGTCATCAATGCGCCGATTGCCGTGGCCATCGGTGTGTCGTCCATCATCGCCATCCTCGTGCAGGGGGATGTTTCTCTCATGATGGTGGTCCAGCGGATGTTCGGCGGGACGGATTCCTTCCATCTCATGGCGGTGCCGCTCTTCATGTATGCAGGGGTCATCATGGAGGCGGGGGGCATCAGCAGACGGATCATCGATTTCGCCAACGCCCTCGTGGGATGGCTTCCCGGCGGGCTTGCGGCGGTGGCCGTGGTGTCGGCCATGTTTTTTGCGGGGATATCGGGATCGGCGGCGGCCGACGCGGCCGCCGTGGGTGCGGTCATGATACCGGCCATGAAGAAATCGGGCTACGATTC harbors:
- a CDS encoding PHP domain-containing protein → MDCKGDVMVDLHVHSTASDGTHTPAELILRAEAIGLKAFAITDHDTVAGARAAAAAGIPASMHFFTGVEISAAFPRFYPARGSFHVLGYGMRLDDPAMENALALLRTARRNRNPDMVERLRNLGMDISMDELHADAGNVQVGRPHIARLMIRKGYVKTFDEAFDRYIGAGRPAYVDKYRIECETAIGLIRNAGGIAVLAHPGLLPPADGLDFEELVRGLTDLGLGGIEVYYPSHSPAETALYRKTAERFGLVATGGTDYHGAISPGIDLGVGDGTFSVPCEVHEKLSRALGRICRETLPIER
- a CDS encoding TRAP transporter substrate-binding protein; translation: MKRWGGWFAMIAVVFLAVPAMAAMTVKLGVVTKPGSAQNIAAEKFKALVDERTNGEVTVKVFHSASLGNETEILQQIQMGTVEMGVITSGVFDTFDPIVRVIDYPFLFRDDAQADAVLDGPLGAEILTGLEASGFKGLCFSENGFRNLTNSKRPVRTAADVSGLKIRVMDSALHNAIWQSMGANPTPMPWPIYTELEQGVIDGQENPLWVLEVYRFHEIQKYLTLTRHVYSPHIAVASLSWWNRLAPEMQSLLQTAMKAAAVFQRADNRARDADRLRMLEEEGMQIEKRPDIASFREKTDVMREMNLYQDPRVKSLLARMLAATR
- a CDS encoding TRAP transporter small permease; translation: MNVLETASRRLNRGVEGCLAVMGLTMTSVVAAQVFSRYVLNQSLFWSEELARYLLVWLTFLGASSAYRRGMHPGVDVLYVRMSPGLRKAALIVVHGASMALFGVMIVFGCRFAYFVRLQISPALFLPKWILFAVIPLSGAILMVHALARLAGDVKPRASE
- a CDS encoding elongator complex protein 3, with translation MSPEMMSENTDLPSAPQKPFIIPVFLPHAGCPHRCAFCNQSEITQSSGSVPSSAAVGSRIATFLNYKGGGRGEVQVAFYGGNFLGLTVSEIQRLLAATEPFFREGSVHGIRCSTRPDTITPDRLDLLSMVPVSAVELGVQSMDDRILARVRRGHTAADTREAVRQLKSRGLKVGLQTMVGLPGDTSETAMETARAIVDLAPDFVRIYPTVVLKNSLLAHWYRQGRYVPLSMEEAVSLVAHLHALFSRHGIPVIRMGLQASSTLDDAETILAGPYHPAFGHLVLSKLFLSCAVRLLDKAVQPSAPVAIHVHPRNISKMRGLGNKNIEILKELFHIDTLGIVPDSDMAMTAVRAVQGGFSDERAIDDEGVGQ
- the rnc gene encoding ribonuclease III, which codes for MMKLSKLEYKIDYRFKNKDLLEEACRHSSFVNEQPETHTPGMSMRDNERLEFLGDAVLNLVVGHMLMDRYPEMPEGDLSRMRAHLVNESELASVAREIDLGDFLLLGKGESQSNGREKKSILADAFEAVIAAIYLDGGFDAAFHFVRGRFSAKVLGTTAPVSRADYKSRLQEIVQTTHKVMPTYQVIGESGPDHDKTFAVRITVCDLEAEGVGKSKKTAEQDAARRILKLLENCCPPR
- the tpx gene encoding thiol peroxidase, producing the protein MEERSGIVTMKGNPVTLLGREIKAGDPAPDVELTATDLSSVKLSAYRGKVCVISSVPSLDTPVCDMETRRFNTEAAALGEDVAMLTVSMDLPFAQSRWCGAAGVDRVVTLSDHRTAEFGLAYGVLIKGIRLLARAVFVVDREGVVRYVETVGEIADEPDYAAAVAAVRKLV
- the trxB gene encoding thioredoxin-disulfide reductase codes for the protein MSENNNYDLVIVGGGPGGLSAGIYAMRAALKTILVEKGLAGGQVTMSDEVENYPGFSHISGADLSMKFADHARACDLETAADEVTAVEPGLEHHTVRLASGTVLKSHAVILATGGTPRKLAIPGEDDYYGRGVSYCAVCDGFFFRNKTVVVVGGGDTATEEALYLAKIAKKVYIAHRRDTFRASMILQQRVEADCNIEVLWNTVLTRINADDSGVRGVGLKDSRTGETRSMDVDGVFIFIGFDPNNDLVPAGIKKNADGYVVTDEKCETQIPGIFAIGDLREKYARQIVVSAADGCIAALAAAHFVETRRSVPDTCEIPADLLE